ACCCCTTGCTGATCATTTTTTTTTTCAAAAATACATTATTGAAATAAAGAGTAATTAGCTTTTAATTCATTTACTTATATGCAAAAACAGTTTTGTAATAATTCAATTTTTCTTTACGTTTCTTAAATCCATTACCATCTCCATAAGTTACTGTAAGTCTACCAATATTTATAAGGTCACTTATTCCATCTAGATCATCTTTGTCAGCAAAATTACTTAAACCTCTACGATTCCAAAAATCGATCGCAGCTATCATTGCGTTTGCCTCTTCTTTTAGTAAATCTGGATTTGAAACGAAATCTATTCCTGTTCTGGCTTTTAAGGTTTTCATTTCATCTGCCCCAGTATGTTGCATATATCCTCCACCTCTATTTTTATATCCATCACCGCTTGCTTCATTACCATTTCCCATTCGGTTAGCATAAACATAATTTGCCATCTTAATGGAATTCTTCAGATATGAATTCACAAATACATCTGTCTTTCCTTTGAATGGCGTTTTAAATGTTGCTCTTGCATTTTCAATAGTTGTGTAATAAAGACTTTCTCTTTTAGGAATCAAGTTAGATTCATGATCTAATTGAGCAAAAAAGTGAGCAAGTCTAATCGGAGTATTAATTCCTTTTTTATCCAACAACGATTTGTATTTTTTTGATAGTTCGAATGCTGTCATTTTTTAAAATATTTATAGATGAAAAAGATGAAGATTAAAAAAAAGATAACGATTGTAATGACAATCCAGGTTCCGGCTTGAGGACCATTCGCTTTTATTGTTTTTGTTTCTTCAAAAACTGCAGAATCAGCTTCTTTTGTTTTTTCCTTTGAAACAGTATTATGAGCCAAATCCTGAATAATATTGGTAAATTTTTCTTTTCTGACCTCCGATTTTTTATTGTCAACCTTTGTATAATGATTGTTGATCGAGTATTCTGCATTTCCAATGATCGAAATGCTTTGAATGGTGTCTTTTCCAACTACATTATGAAAAACAAAAGGATTGGATAGATCAGATTTTCCTGTAATCAATATTTCCCCGGATGTTTCGTTTTTCTTTTCTTTTAACAATGCATCAACAGAGGTATTTTGAGCGGATTGTATATTTTTTACATTAACAGAATCTACTTTTACTTGTTCCGTTTCTTTTTTGTTTGTTTGATAAGTCGTTGTCATTTTATGTTTACTTCGGCAACACAATATGAGGCCACTGAATAAAATCAGCAGCAGAATTTTTGCTTTCATAAGCTTTATTTTTTTGAAATTATTAGATCAGGAAGCTAGAAGAGAGGACTTATTGTGTTTATAAAAAACAAATTTTCCCTGCTTTTTATTTTTTTAAGAATAATGACTTCATTCAATTTATTAAAATCTCTGCAAATTATAGACTAAAACCATCCAACCTCGATCTTCCAGCTTCCAGCTTATTTTACGTAAATATTTTATCTTCTTTAACGTATTCTTTTTTGATACTTTCTAAAAGCATCTCTACGCTTACTTTGTAATCAGGAGCTTTGGATGCGATCGTTTTTAAACTCACATCTTGTATGATGTTCATAATATTAGAACCGGTAAGTTCGTACCGTTTAGCAATTTGGTTCAAATTGATCTCTTCAAGCTGTAACTGTTGTGGTAAA
Above is a genomic segment from Chryseobacterium mulctrae containing:
- a CDS encoding glycoside hydrolase family 19 protein, which produces MTAFELSKKYKSLLDKKGINTPIRLAHFFAQLDHESNLIPKRESLYYTTIENARATFKTPFKGKTDVFVNSYLKNSIKMANYVYANRMGNGNEASGDGYKNRGGGYMQHTGADEMKTLKARTGIDFVSNPDLLKEEANAMIAAIDFWNRRGLSNFADKDDLDGISDLINIGRLTVTYGDGNGFKKRKEKLNYYKTVFAYK